The proteins below are encoded in one region of Legionella antarctica:
- the fliG gene encoding flagellar motor switch protein FliG, which yields MDGIERAAILLLSMGEKNASEVLKHLEPRQVQKVGMAMSTMSSVSKAKMQNVLVDFISAIDDQTSLTVDAEDYLRTILIEALGEEKAIPFIDRILVSDKDSGLNRLKWLDGRLIADVIRNEHPQIIATILIHLDSEQSAEVVSYFSAEKRAEVLLRMCNIDTVKPEAITQLGQVIEKQLSGQKVAKTASVGGIKSVADVINFLDGAMEEEVLEKIKDWDEELSDKIRDKMFVFENLTDMDDRSVQTLLRDVTSEQLKIALKGTTETTKEKIFSNMSKRAADILRDDIEVQGPVKVSDVERAQKDILSIARSLAEDGKIALGSKGGDEMI from the coding sequence ATGGACGGAATAGAACGGGCAGCTATTTTATTACTAAGTATGGGTGAAAAAAATGCCTCAGAGGTATTAAAACACTTGGAGCCCAGACAAGTTCAAAAAGTAGGCATGGCCATGTCGACTATGAGTTCGGTGAGTAAGGCAAAAATGCAAAATGTTTTGGTTGATTTTATCAGTGCAATTGATGATCAGACCAGCTTAACAGTAGACGCTGAGGATTATTTGCGTACGATTTTGATTGAGGCGCTAGGTGAAGAAAAAGCTATTCCTTTTATCGATAGAATTCTGGTTTCGGATAAAGACAGTGGTCTAAACAGACTAAAATGGCTAGATGGTCGCTTAATCGCCGATGTCATTCGTAATGAACACCCCCAAATTATAGCCACTATATTGATTCACCTTGATAGTGAGCAGTCAGCCGAGGTAGTCAGTTACTTTAGTGCGGAAAAACGTGCCGAAGTATTATTACGTATGTGTAATATTGATACGGTAAAACCAGAAGCTATCACACAGCTGGGACAAGTAATTGAAAAACAATTAAGTGGTCAAAAAGTAGCTAAGACAGCCTCCGTTGGAGGAATTAAGAGTGTTGCAGATGTGATTAACTTTCTTGATGGGGCAATGGAAGAGGAGGTTCTTGAAAAAATTAAAGATTGGGACGAAGAGTTAAGTGATAAAATTCGGGACAAAATGTTTGTATTTGAAAATCTAACCGATATGGACGATAGAAGTGTCCAGACTTTGCTACGTGACGTAACCTCAGAACAGCTAAAAATAGCTTTAAAAGGTACAACTGAAACGACCAAAGAAAAAATATTTTCCAACATGTCTAAAAGAGCCGCAGATATCCTACGTGATGATATAGAGGTACAGGGTCCAGTTAAGGTAAGTGATGTGGAGCGGGCGCAAAAAGATATTTTATCTATAGCAAGAAGTCTCGCTGAAGATGGCAAGATAGCTTTAGGATCGAAGGGTGGTGATGAGATGATTTAA